The DNA segment ttaaattgtcacagggaatttttttgaaaacctaatgaaaatgtttttaaatgttatgaatttttttaaaaaagtcaattaaattttaaaaaaaggaaagtacttcagtatcagacaaaacccctaccacccaccatgaaagctggaacacccactagtgggcggtagggaccaggttgactaccactgctctaggtAAAGTCTGTCTTAACTTTTTATTCACATTTGTAGTCTAACTCATTATTATCAATCCCATTGAAGTCTCCTATTACGTATAtatcttcatattcatattctaatattttcctgtgtaatttcacctaaaattcttcttgattttcatttggagcatatatccCCACTAGCAATATTTTTTATAGTTCATTACTCTTTCTACCATTAATACTCTTCCTACCTTGTCCTCAAATATTTGATTAGATTGAATTGTCTTTTTAATATAAAGTGCTACTCCTCTTTTACGTTGGCAAGCAAGCGTTGTCTATAATGTCCCCAATTTTACTTACTTCGaaagttttttgtgttgttttctaaTGTGGACTTCTTGCAAACATAtaatcattttaatttcttcttccatttcttacTTATTTACTTGCTTTGTAGATCTAGTCACTCTTATTTCCCTTTGGTCTTTAACTTCTTTcactcttgctccttctcttattgCTCTTTCTTCCTGTTTTTAGTTGTCTCAAAAGAGAAaaattgttcctttttttcttcctgttatcCGAACCCTCTTTCTTCATTCGAATCTTCCTTCCTCTTGGAATCCTATGTATTGTTCATAGAATGTTTCTGCTTTCTCTATTGTATCTAATCTGTGTCTTTGTTCCTGCCAGTTCACCAAGATTCCTTCTGGCACCAACCATCTGaaattcactcctcttttaatcAGACATTTTGTAAGAAATTTATGTTCTTTTCTTAAGTCTCTAACTCTTCTTGGaatttgtttcagtgccattatcCCTCTATTTTTGTGCTTTATTGTCGCATTTCTTATTAATTGCAGTATCTCTGCTCTCAATGTTTTCTTGGTAAATCTGACATGTATTTCTCTTGATaaattatttctcattgcatatcttgtatgCATTCTATATATCTCATCAATCCCGCTTAGTATCTTTTCTTTGTCCTCGTCCATTGCCTCCACTAATATTTCTACAATTTTTTTCTGCTaggttctctccttttcttctttgatattttgaaatcttagataATAGTCAGCTTTATCCATTTTGAGAATTATAATTGTCCTTTTCTGATTTTTATCACTGGTTGTAAATCTATAATCTATCTCCTCcacttttttctcctttaaaaaaactttaaaattcaaatttgCCTCTTAATTAGCCAAGTTTAAAATCAAAGTCCAATTCACAATCAAAATCTTCAGGTTCTTGTTACCCTAATCCATAAAGTGGAGAAAAATGGAATATAACAAAAAGTTCAAAGTTCAGATttgaaaatcaaaaagaaaatcaaaagggATTTCAGTCATACATCAAACTTGGCAGAAAAAAATCACTCTGCCCAATCTGTTTTCTATTcattaaaaatcaattttcaaACTTTGTCAATTATCTTCATTAATGGCTTCTGCTTTTTCACCACTATTGCCGGAAGAGGGGAGGTAGCCTTGTATccgctccctcccctctcctcttttgCCATTCTCTCTCAAGTAGTTTTTTAAAGTCAGGGAGtaaatttttttacaaaaggAGTCTTATTTCCAAGACAGCAATTTGTTCTCATCCAGATGTTtcaccttgtttttttcttttcttgttctgtGTGGCTACTCCAGCTTATGACAGCTTCCTGGCTGTCTTCCCAGCCGCTGAGTCAGAGGCTATTTGCCAGTACTTCAGGGAATTTGTGATTTCCCTGTTCATATCAGCCTGTGCTTCCGTTCGTCACCATCCCTATGACAGCTTATGACCCTGAAGGACCCCCAAACGGCTGTGATATCAGTGCTATCTTCAGAGCCCCGAAGTTTCACCCTGTGTCGCTGTGGTGCTGGCCACGTCCCCGCCCACTAATTCCTCTCCTTGAAGAGTGGTAGGACGATCTTGGATGAATATGGGCACACAGCTGGAATCCAAACATTAGCCACCTTTCAAATTATCCAAGTGAAAATTAATCACTACAGTTAATTCTTTTCTTCTGGAAATATAGCAGAGCCATATTAAAAAATAACCTTGATGGCAggtaggagcaggggtgaaatccagcaggttctgataggttctggagaaccggtagcagaaattttgagcagttctctgaactggtagtagaaattttgagtagttcggagaaccggcatctgcctcccagcatccatccagtattcatctggctagtgtccttgcagcaaatagcaaacagcctgatcagcttcagcacattatcgcagccCCAGCACATAGCTCATCTGGGCTATGCTCCGTTgagcccaccactggtcaactgaGTTAAGCTGCCGCCACCACCGGGAAACACTGGAGCCTTCgctgctgattggcagttggatcagcctcccagaataccgtcAATCAGCTGTTCTATCACCACTGCCAGCTATCGCTGTTGCCACTCGCtggctagaacagctgattggtggtattccaggaggccaatccaactgtcgatcagctgcttggcagcaaaGGCTCCAATGTTCCCCGGCGGCAGCGGTTACAGGCAGCATTGGTGACAACCCCACATCTCCCTATTGGAATATTCACTCTATAGGAcatacatttccacccactttttgagGGGAAGGTAGTGCGTCTTATAGTACAAAAAATATAGTAATTTCCAGCAAGGAATTTTAAAGCCCAATATCACATATTTTGAAGACAGAACTTTAATAGGATACACCTATAGTCTGGTTCTATTTCTTAAGTGCAACCCTCAGAATTTTTCGAtcactttgaaaataaaaattgcttCTCCATCACCTTTTCCCCTCCCAAAATGCTCATTTTACTACTAAGCCAACATTAGTCCTCAGAGAAAATATAATCCCATCAGCCATGCCAGATAACCTTCATTTTAATTAACATGATTCCTGTTTCCTGATCAgtgaaatttattatttatttattgtttcaatttctataccgcagtttacagccaaagtaaaaacaattagtacaatttttaaaaccagtttaaaaggaaaatttagagttggttgaagacttAAAACCGATAAAACCCATTATTAAAACaccattaagccagtcctgcacgatgaaacagaaatgttttcagctcgcgtcgaaaggtccgaagatcagggagttggcggatacctggtggtagcttgttccagagtgttggtgcccccacagagaaggccctccccctgggtgccgccagccgacattgactggccggcggcaccctgaggagaacctccctatgggagcgcactggtcgatgggaggtcaccggtagcagcaggcggtcccgtaagtaacccggtcctatgccacggagcgctttaaaggtggtaactaacaccttgaattgcacccgaaagaccaccggaagccagtgcagcctgcgcaggagaggtgttatatgggagcaacgagtcgctccctctatcacttgcgcggccgcattctgaaccaattggagtcttcgggtgctcttcaagggaagccccatgtagagagcattgcagtagtccagacgggaagtgacgagggcatgagtgactgtgcacaaggaatcccagtgtaagaagggacgcaactggcgtatcaggcggacctgataaaaagctcccctggcgacggccgtcaaatgctcttccaatgAGAGTCGTGcgtccagaaggacgcccagattgcggaccttctctatgggggccaatgactcgtcccccacagacagcgatggcctcagctgattataccgggacaccggcatccacagtcactcagtcttggcggggttgagtcggagcctgtttttccccagccagacccgcacggcctccagacaacgggacatcacctcaacggcatcactgggatggttaggggtggaaatgtacagctgcgtatcatcagcatacagatggcaccgcaccccaaaaccacggatgatctcgcccagtggcttcatatagatattgaacaggagaggtgagagaaccgacccctggggcaccccacacaagaggcgcctcgcagtcgatctctgcccccctgccaacaccgtttgcgactggtcagagaggaaggagaaccaccgaaaaacagtgccccccactcctagccCCTCTAGccactgcagcaagataccatggtcgatggtatcaaaagctgttgaaagatctaataggaccaggacagaagaacaacctCTGCCCcgggtcctccagagatcatccaccaatgcgaccaatgccgtctcagtgctgtatccaggctggaagccggactggaacgggtccagatagacagtttcatccaggtaccgagggagctgatgcgctaccacactctcaacaaccttcgccacaaaacgaaggttggaggtTGGaggacggtagttcgataaaacagctggatccagggagggcttcttgaggaggggtctcaccacagcctctttcaaggctgtagggaagacaccctccctcagagaagcgttaacaattccctggagccagcctcgtgtaacctcctgtgtggccagtaccagccaggagggacacgggtccagtaaacatgtggttgcattcagcctcctcagtatcctgtccatgtcatcgggagccacagtgtcaaactcctcccagatgacagcctcaagaaccgcctccatcatcccatctgagactaccctatctgtgtccagcccatcccgaatctgagcaattttatcgtgcagatattgtccaaagtcctcagcacagccttgcaaggggtcttccctaagtccctgagtaagaagggagcgggtcaccctaaacaaggctgctgggcggttatctggcgacgcaataagagcggagaaatactcaCGCTTCGCCGCTcccatcgccactagataggtctgaatatgagaccttactagtgttcgatcagattcagaacggctggccctccgtTAATTAAGCATGTTATTTACATCTGTTATGTTCCCAAAGTATGACAGCAAAAGTAGTGAAGCTTGTATTTAAAGCCAATGTTCTACAGACTATAGACCATGCATTTGATAAAGCAACTTcgataaaacaaatattttagagGTGGAATAATGTTCCTAGACAAATTTAAAAGGAGGAAGAATACTGTAATTCATATGGTCATGACTGAATATTTTATACAGAATGTATTCCTTTGCACAGGAAAGTTAATTGATCAAGAGACTAGTTCTCCAGCCGGCAGTTTTGGtccatgttgttgttagttgcgaagtcgtgtccgacccatcgggctccatggacaacattcgtccagaccttcctgtcctctaccatcctctggagtccatttaagctcacgcctactgcttcagtgactccatccagccacctcgttctctgtcgtcccattcttcttttgccctcaatctttcccagcattaggctcttctccagtgggtccttctttctcattaggtggccaatgtCCATGTTAAATGGCTTTTATTATATGAAAAGCCAATAGCTGtatctgacattttaaaaaatccccaaatctGCAGAGACAATATCTTCATTAGAATAAACAAGAGCAGGAAACAGGATGTCGGTTATCAAGTTCGCAAGGATTGTGAGGTTAAAATAGTAAACAAGAGAAAACATTGGCTGGAGTTCAGAACTTCACTCCTTCTGAGCAAAAATAAACTAGAAAGCCGTTTTGCAACTATTTACCGCACAAAACTAATACATTATTTCTTATACtgtaaagaatttggatttcggTTATGCAGTTCTCCAAAGTCAGGATATCCTAACATGACCACAGAATTGCCGCGAACTATATAGACCGTTTAGTCTAGGGGCTCGCTTAGGTTACAAGTGTGAACTCAGAAGCGGATTAAATAAACCTTGGTTCAGTTAACCACGGGCAAAGAGCATTATGCGAACATAGCTAAAAGGTAAAAGTGAGACAGACTGAAGGGCAGAGAAGGAACCACAAAGCAGAGTTCGGTGCCACATCACTCACGCCTAAGGAAGCGGGATGTAATGGGAACTATTGCCGGGGCCAATGTCAATCACATGACGGAAGCGGAGGCGTGCGACTTGCCCGCCTCTCCCGGCTCCTCCCAGGCACCACCACGCCAGCGAAAGCTTTTGCCACGACAAATAGAACTCGTCTCCGGCTTCAAGCTCACCTCTAACCCATCCTGCCTTTCTAAGGCGGGTAACTTTTCTCCTCCTGGCTTTGAGCCAATAGCGTTCCGAGTCCGTTCCGTTGAAGCATGACGTGCTACATTCCAGCGTCATTACCCCACCCAGTTAGTGGGCGAGACAGAGACCGAGGCCGAAGCCGCGGGTTCCTCCTCCTGCCTGGTTATTGGTTAATCTAAGTCGAGGGGGGCGgagttctgaaggagctcttGATAGGTTGGtgtgagaagaaggaaaagacgaGCTGAGCTGATTTAGTGGGGTTGTAAAAGGGGCTGCCTGACGCAACTGAGTGGCCGGCGAAACAGGCGAGGTTTGCTATTTTCCTAGAGCCAGCATTGGGGCGAGCTATGAAAAAGGGAGGGCGAgtcgcatttttaaaaattgaacattTATATTGGGGACGAAAGGGAGCCACATCTGGAATGTCTTTCCAGAATGTCTGGAATTCTAATTGTTCATTTGGGTTGAGTCTGGTGAATTATACTGTCTGGTGAATTATATTGTCAATTATACTGTCATTTCTGATTCTATGAATGCTATTTAAAAGTTGGTCTTTAAAAACATGCTCCTGTAGTTACGCCGGTTAATTTTACTTATTACATGGTATCGTATATTCTAACCTAAGGGAAAAATGAATGAGCCTGAATATGTATCTCTTAAACATTAATATAAATGTCATCTTTATAAATAAGTATATTATAAAAGTCAAGTGCAATTCTACCTCAGTGTAAGGTGTATTGAATACGACTAGGATAGTGTAGAATTTACACGGGACCATACCGATAAGTCACTGCAGCACAGCTGACTTTAACCCTGTTAAACATTTATATGCACAGGTGTTGCAAAGCCAGATCATTTCAATGCTTCTACCCAGCGAATGCATATGTGATCATTTTAGTGGATCTGTAATTACAACAAATTATCcagaatatttttaaactatttgtCAAAAAAATATGCAATACAATCTCTGCCATTtttacatatataaaaatatgaaagaatGGTACTATTGTAGAGGTAATAGGAGCATTTGGGGTGGAGGAAGATTAAATGTTGGACTCTCAGATAATCATGCcatatatatgtaaaattataTTCAGTTTGTTTTGTTAACAAGTGTTCATGCTAGTGACAAAGGGAACTGCCAATGCTTATATCTTGAAAAAGCCATCTCTTTTGCTTAttggttatatttttatttttgtttgtactGAAACTGGGATAAGATAAAATTCTGTGTATAAAGCTAAGCCTTTGAAAAATCTTTTGTTGCTCTGGCTGTGATTTGAGAAAACCTGTAGAATCCTATATACTCctttcacttaatgatcactggTACCATTTTGGAGAGTGCTCAGCATCTCTTGGAGGGAAAGGAATCCATTCTCCAACAGATGGTTGACACTGACAGAACTAAAGCAAACAATAGTGGAATTCATAAGTTAACATCATACAATCATAATATTCACTAGATTTATATTCTGTATTTGTACAGTTCAGGGtacaatatttgaatttatatttaaatttataatttctgttc comes from the Ahaetulla prasina isolate Xishuangbanna chromosome 3, ASM2864084v1, whole genome shotgun sequence genome and includes:
- the LOC131195008 gene encoding uncharacterized protein LOC131195008, producing the protein MGAAKREYFSALIASPDNRPAALFRVTRSLLTQGLREDPLQGCAEDFGQYLHDKIAQIRDGLDTDRVVSDGMMEAVLEAVIWEEFDTVAPDDMDRILRRLNATTCLLDPCPSWLVLATQEVTRGWLQGIVNASLREGVFPTALKEAVVRPLLKKPSLDPAVLSNYRPPTSNLRFVAKVVESVVAHQLPRYLDETVYLDPFQSGFQPGYSTETALVALVDDLWRTRGRGCSSVLVLLDLSTAFDTIDHGILLQWLEGCVPIFIQDRPTTLQGEELVGGDVASTTATQGETSGL